Proteins encoded by one window of Phytohabitans houttuyneae:
- a CDS encoding ABC transporter ATP-binding protein, translating to MTSAISVAGLVKTFGQTRALDGLDLSVDTGEVHGFLGPNGAGKSTTIRVLLGLLRADAGDVSLLGGHPWRDAVQLHRRLAYVPGDVNLWPNLTGGEAIDLFGALRGGLDKRRRADLIERFQLDPSKKARTYSKGNRQKVAVVAAFASDVELYILDEPTSGLDPLMEAVFQECVRDVKREGRTVLLSSHIFSEVEALCDRVSIIRQGKTVEAGTLAQLRHLTRTSISVETSHPITGLEEQAGVHDAKVDGSRAKFDVDSHELDHLLRYLTRFEVRTLSSAPPSLEELFMRHYGDELRGNGVKAEATV from the coding sequence ATGACATCTGCGATCTCGGTCGCTGGCCTGGTGAAAACCTTCGGCCAGACCCGCGCGCTGGACGGGCTCGACCTGTCCGTCGACACCGGTGAGGTGCATGGCTTTCTGGGCCCGAACGGCGCCGGAAAGTCCACGACCATCCGGGTGCTGCTCGGCCTGCTCCGCGCCGACGCCGGCGACGTGAGCCTGCTCGGCGGCCACCCGTGGCGGGACGCGGTGCAGCTGCACCGCCGCCTCGCGTACGTGCCCGGCGACGTCAACCTGTGGCCGAACCTGACCGGCGGGGAGGCGATCGACCTCTTCGGCGCCCTGCGGGGCGGGCTGGACAAGCGCCGCCGCGCCGACCTGATCGAGCGTTTCCAGCTCGACCCGAGCAAGAAGGCCCGCACGTACTCCAAGGGCAACCGGCAGAAGGTGGCCGTCGTCGCCGCGTTCGCGTCCGACGTGGAGCTCTACATCCTCGACGAGCCGACCTCGGGCCTCGACCCGCTGATGGAGGCGGTCTTCCAGGAGTGCGTGCGCGACGTGAAGCGGGAGGGGCGCACGGTCCTGCTGTCGAGCCACATCTTCTCCGAGGTGGAGGCGCTCTGCGACCGGGTGAGCATCATCCGGCAGGGCAAGACGGTGGAGGCGGGCACGCTGGCCCAGCTGCGCCACCTGACGCGTACGTCGATCTCGGTGGAGACCTCCCACCCGATCACCGGGCTCGAGGAGCAGGCCGGCGTGCACGACGCAAAGGTCGACGGCAGCCGCGCGAAGTTCGATGTGGACAGTCACGAGCTGGACCATCTGCTGCGGTACCTGACCCGCTTCGAGGTGCGGACGCTGAGCAGCGCGCCGCCCTCGCTGGAGGAGCTGTTCATGCGGCACTACGGCGACGAGCTGCGGGGGAACGGCGTCAAGGCGGAGGCGACGGTCTGA
- a CDS encoding M16 family metallopeptidase, which translates to MSPTGYPWPIETARLDNGLRVVVSEDRTAPVVAVNIWYDVGSRHEPDGQAGFAHLFEHLMFEGSEHVAKTEHMRLIQGAGGSLNATTSQDRTNYFETLPAEHLELALWLEADRMGGLVPALTQETLDNQREVVKNERRQRYDNVPYGDAWLRLLPLLYPPGHPYHHATIGSMEDLNAADLPTFAAFHTTYYAPNNAVLSVAGDAAAEDVFALAEKYFGGLPARPDIPPAPDGTNPAPPSGPMRDDVVGDVPAPRVYLSHRTHPFGSRGYDAVTVLAAILGTGRGSRLYQRLADGARLAQPDFVSAYGVDLAHAPAPLIVTATARDGVAAADLEAGLVEVVDGLAGGIEQEELDRAKALLTTSWWRLLSTVAGRADALSRYATQFGDPARVAERLPAWQSITRDEVVQAATELRPETRVTLTYLPEEKSA; encoded by the coding sequence ATGTCGCCGACCGGCTACCCGTGGCCCATCGAAACCGCCCGCCTCGACAACGGCCTGCGCGTCGTCGTCAGCGAGGATCGCACGGCCCCGGTGGTGGCCGTCAACATCTGGTACGACGTGGGCTCGCGGCACGAGCCGGACGGCCAGGCCGGGTTCGCGCACCTCTTCGAGCACCTGATGTTCGAGGGGTCCGAGCACGTGGCGAAGACCGAGCACATGCGACTGATCCAGGGCGCGGGCGGCTCACTCAACGCGACGACCAGCCAGGACCGCACCAACTACTTCGAGACCTTGCCGGCCGAGCACCTGGAGCTGGCGCTGTGGCTCGAGGCGGACCGCATGGGCGGGCTCGTGCCGGCGCTGACCCAGGAGACGCTGGACAACCAGCGCGAGGTGGTCAAGAACGAGCGGCGCCAGCGGTACGACAACGTGCCGTACGGCGACGCGTGGCTGCGCCTGCTGCCGCTGCTCTACCCGCCCGGGCACCCGTACCACCACGCGACGATCGGCTCGATGGAGGATCTAAACGCGGCCGACCTGCCCACGTTCGCGGCGTTCCACACGACGTACTACGCGCCGAACAACGCGGTGCTGTCGGTGGCCGGCGACGCGGCTGCGGAAGACGTGTTCGCGCTCGCCGAGAAGTACTTCGGTGGCCTGCCGGCCCGCCCGGACATCCCGCCGGCGCCGGACGGCACCAACCCCGCGCCGCCCTCCGGGCCGATGCGCGACGACGTGGTCGGTGACGTCCCCGCACCGCGGGTCTACCTCTCGCACCGCACCCACCCGTTCGGCTCGCGGGGGTACGACGCGGTGACCGTGCTCGCCGCGATCCTCGGCACCGGCCGGGGCAGCCGCCTGTACCAGCGGCTCGCCGACGGCGCGCGCCTGGCGCAGCCGGACTTCGTCTCGGCGTACGGCGTGGACCTGGCACACGCGCCGGCGCCGCTGATCGTGACCGCGACCGCCCGGGACGGGGTGGCCGCGGCTGACCTGGAAGCCGGGCTCGTCGAGGTCGTCGACGGCCTGGCCGGTGGGATCGAGCAGGAGGAGCTGGACCGGGCCAAGGCGCTGCTGACCACCTCGTGGTGGCGGTTGCTGTCCACAGTGGCGGGTCGGGCGGACGCGCTGAGCCGCTACGCAACACAGTTCGGCGACCCGGCCCGCGTGGCGGAGCGGCTGCCCGCCTGGCAGTCGATCACGCGCGACGAGGTGGTGCAGGCCGCCACCGAGCTGCGCCCGGAGACCCGCGTCACGCTCACCTACCTCCCCGAGGAGAAGTCCGCATGA
- a CDS encoding M16 family metallopeptidase — protein MSLVADRPGPGAARPYHFPEVVRRDGVVAAHLPGQALAIATLLLDAGAGRESAGSEGLAAVVAKALEEGTTKRDAAAYALALESLGAELFTSVDWDSFRVGVQAPVDRLPEAVALLAEAARTPRLEPADVARVRDDEATALRMDWADPGPRADAALRADIFGRDKRHGRPLSGDPDSVAGVSVDDVVGYHRTWFGQRGTLLVAGDLTTVDLGALGATVFAGAGEPVESAGGPLPIEPRSARRLVIVDRPGSVQSTLRLGHAAPHRAHPDHVSMTLAATVLGGAFTSRLNHLIREVRGYTYGIRGEFGQSRRFGRLLVGSGVQTAVTVPALVDTVGEISRTAAEGVTEEELAVARSWRAGQLSVELQTPGAIAGALATLVVHDLPDDYHASLRAAILAADEATVSAAAAKHLNPAGLTVVVEGDAALIRDELVASGLGEVVDAQF, from the coding sequence ATGAGTCTCGTGGCTGATCGTCCCGGACCGGGCGCGGCCCGGCCGTACCACTTCCCCGAGGTCGTCCGCCGCGACGGCGTCGTCGCGGCCCACCTGCCCGGCCAGGCCCTGGCCATCGCGACCCTGCTGCTGGACGCGGGCGCTGGCCGCGAGTCGGCCGGGAGCGAGGGGCTGGCGGCCGTGGTCGCCAAGGCGCTGGAAGAGGGCACCACCAAGCGGGACGCGGCCGCCTACGCGCTCGCGCTGGAGAGCCTGGGCGCGGAGCTGTTCACCTCGGTGGACTGGGACTCGTTCCGGGTCGGCGTGCAGGCGCCGGTCGACCGGCTGCCCGAGGCGGTGGCGCTGCTCGCCGAGGCGGCCCGCACCCCGCGCCTCGAACCCGCCGACGTGGCCCGGGTGCGCGACGACGAGGCCACCGCGCTGCGCATGGACTGGGCCGACCCCGGGCCGCGTGCCGATGCCGCGCTGCGCGCGGACATCTTCGGGCGCGACAAGCGGCACGGGCGCCCGCTCTCGGGCGATCCCGACTCGGTCGCCGGCGTGAGCGTGGACGACGTGGTGGGGTACCACCGGACCTGGTTCGGTCAGCGGGGCACGCTGCTTGTCGCGGGCGACCTGACCACCGTCGACCTCGGCGCGCTCGGCGCGACGGTCTTCGCCGGGGCGGGTGAGCCGGTCGAGTCGGCGGGCGGGCCACTGCCGATCGAGCCGCGCTCCGCCCGCCGGCTCGTGATCGTCGACCGGCCCGGCTCGGTGCAGTCGACGCTGCGGCTGGGGCACGCGGCACCGCACCGCGCGCACCCGGACCACGTGTCGATGACGCTGGCCGCCACGGTGCTGGGCGGGGCGTTCACGTCCCGGCTCAACCATCTGATCCGCGAGGTGCGCGGGTACACGTACGGCATCCGCGGCGAGTTCGGCCAGTCCAGGCGCTTCGGCCGGCTGCTGGTCGGCTCGGGCGTGCAGACAGCCGTGACCGTGCCCGCACTGGTCGACACGGTGGGGGAGATCTCGCGTACGGCGGCCGAGGGCGTCACCGAGGAGGAGCTGGCGGTGGCCCGGTCGTGGCGTGCCGGCCAACTGTCGGTCGAGCTGCAGACGCCGGGTGCGATCGCGGGCGCGCTGGCCACGCTCGTGGTGCACGACCTGCCGGACGACTACCACGCGAGCCTGCGCGCGGCCATCCTCGCCGCCGACGAGGCCACGGTCTCCGCCGCGGCCGCCAAGCACCTGAACCCCGCGGGGCTCACCGTGGTCGTCGAGGGGGACGCGGCACTGATCCGCGACGAGCTTGTCGCGTCCGGCCTGGGAGAGGTGGTCGACGCCCAGTTCTGA